The proteins below come from a single Nitrospinota bacterium genomic window:
- a CDS encoding phosphatidylserine decarboxylase family protein, with translation MKIASDAWMFVIPLLLGGGIVYATGYRGASLVFIALALFVMFFFRDPEREIPQDANGIVSPADGTIVRIDHDWLDDSTGEKKTRVSIFLSIFNVHINRYPIAGKVIKKEFINGKFLAAFNHMASEENSRTVVVIDTPYGKVTIKQIVGLIARRIVCSTNVGDTVAKGERFGLMRFGSRMDVIFPSTAEVKVKLKDKVQGGISTIAILAK, from the coding sequence ATGAAAATTGCAAGCGACGCATGGATGTTTGTTATCCCGCTCCTTCTTGGGGGCGGGATCGTTTACGCAACCGGATACAGGGGTGCGAGCCTCGTATTTATCGCCCTCGCGTTATTCGTTATGTTCTTCTTCCGCGATCCGGAGAGAGAAATCCCGCAGGACGCAAACGGCATCGTCTCCCCAGCCGACGGAACCATCGTAAGGATAGATCACGACTGGCTGGACGATTCAACCGGGGAGAAGAAAACCAGAGTTTCGATATTTCTCTCCATTTTCAATGTCCACATAAACCGCTACCCTATAGCGGGCAAGGTGATAAAGAAAGAGTTCATTAATGGCAAGTTCCTCGCCGCTTTCAACCATATGGCCTCGGAAGAGAATTCCCGCACCGTGGTAGTCATCGACACCCCCTATGGGAAAGTGACAATCAAACAGATTGTCGGCCTGATTGCGAGGCGGATAGTATGCAGTACCAACGTTGGGGATACCGTCGCAAAAGGGGAAAGGTTCGGCCTTATGAGGTTCGGCTCCCGTATGGATGTAATCTTCCCTTCAACCGCCGAAGTAAAGGTAAAGCTGAAGGACAAGGTTCAGGGCGGGATATCCACCATCGCAATTCTTGCGAAATAA
- the pssA gene encoding CDP-diacylglycerol--serine O-phosphatidyltransferase, which yields MDELQETDSPKLGNRLKKGVYLLPSLITTMGFFSGFYALIAVFNENYYYAAWAIIFAGLCDFLDGKVARMTNTTSEFGMQYDSMSDLMAFGIAPAFLAYSWVLQPYGRVGWMAAFLYAICGALRLARFNTHASTGTLDDKFLGLPIPAAAGFIATLVILTKDFLVIEKVHPMIIVATVYMLAFLMVSNIRYISFKKLGFSKRRPFRFLVSTILFIYVIATIPELMLFVMAVIYVSSGPVDWIYRRWFKKNYEEEEPISHI from the coding sequence ATGGATGAATTACAGGAAACCGATTCACCCAAACTCGGCAACAGGCTGAAAAAGGGTGTCTATCTCCTCCCGTCGCTAATCACCACGATGGGCTTTTTCAGCGGCTTCTACGCCCTGATCGCGGTGTTCAACGAAAACTACTACTACGCCGCATGGGCCATCATCTTTGCCGGCCTCTGCGATTTCCTCGACGGCAAGGTAGCCCGGATGACAAATACGACCTCAGAATTTGGAATGCAGTACGATTCGATGTCCGACCTTATGGCCTTCGGTATCGCTCCGGCATTCCTCGCCTACTCGTGGGTTCTGCAACCCTATGGCCGAGTAGGCTGGATGGCGGCATTCCTATACGCGATATGCGGCGCGCTCCGCCTCGCCCGTTTCAATACCCACGCTTCCACCGGGACGCTTGACGACAAGTTCCTCGGCCTCCCTATACCGGCGGCGGCGGGATTCATCGCAACGCTTGTCATACTCACAAAGGATTTCCTTGTGATCGAAAAAGTGCATCCAATGATAATCGTTGCCACCGTTTACATGCTCGCGTTCCTCATGGTCAGCAACATCCGCTACATCTCATTTAAGAAGCTTGGATTCAGCAAAAGGAGGCCGTTCCGGTTCCTGGTCTCGACGATTCTATTCATATATGTTATCGCCACAATACCGGAGCTGATGCTCTTCGTCATGGCGGTTATCTATGTCTCTTCCGGCCCGGTCGACTGGATCTATCGCAGGTGGTTCAAGAAAAACTACGAGGAAGAAGAGCCGATCTCTCATATATGA
- a CDS encoding 2-dehydropantoate 2-reductase → MTSANNIENLCIYGVGGVGGYFGGKILSSALKNQNGFPKTYFIARGEHLNAIRRSGLSLVTPSATFTGKPTVATDDVESIPCPDLILLCVKSYGLDEAMNALKKKVKENTVIIPLLNGVDIYERIRTHINVGILFPACVFVGTHIDSPGIIRQNGGNGRILFGRDPQHPEFIPESSIDFFKKAEIDFSWMDDPYPAIWGKFIFIAAFGLVTARSGCTLGELMKDDAQVRSVLEVMGEIKVIAQAKGILLPENIIGESLAKANNFPPETKTSYQRDIESGGGKNEGDLFGGTIIRLGEELSVPTPVTKTIYSDIHRRFP, encoded by the coding sequence ATGACCTCCGCCAATAATATTGAAAATCTCTGCATCTACGGTGTCGGCGGAGTCGGGGGTTATTTTGGAGGAAAGATACTCAGCAGCGCCCTCAAAAATCAAAACGGTTTTCCAAAGACATACTTTATCGCGCGCGGAGAACATCTAAACGCTATCCGGCGCAGCGGACTCTCCCTCGTTACCCCGTCCGCCACATTTACCGGAAAACCAACAGTTGCCACCGACGACGTAGAGAGTATCCCATGCCCCGACTTGATCCTCCTCTGCGTAAAAAGTTATGGACTTGATGAAGCTATGAATGCCTTAAAGAAAAAGGTGAAGGAAAACACGGTGATAATTCCACTTTTGAACGGCGTAGACATCTACGAGAGGATCAGGACACATATCAACGTCGGCATTCTCTTCCCTGCCTGCGTATTCGTCGGAACGCATATTGATTCCCCCGGGATCATCAGACAGAACGGAGGTAACGGCAGGATCCTTTTCGGCAGGGATCCTCAACACCCGGAATTCATCCCGGAAAGCTCAATAGATTTCTTCAAGAAAGCCGAAATTGATTTCAGCTGGATGGACGACCCATATCCCGCCATATGGGGGAAATTCATTTTCATCGCGGCGTTCGGCCTTGTTACTGCACGATCTGGCTGCACCCTCGGGGAACTTATGAAGGATGATGCTCAGGTGAGAAGTGTACTTGAAGTGATGGGTGAAATTAAAGTGATCGCGCAGGCGAAGGGTATTCTCCTGCCTGAAAATATTATTGGTGAATCACTGGCAAAAGCAAACAACTTCCCGCCGGAAACAAAAACTTCCTATCAAAGGGATATCGAATCAGGAGGGGGGAAAAATGAAGGGGACCTTTTCGGCGGTACCATAATCAGGCTAGGGGAAGAGCTTTCGGTTCCCACACCGGTGACGAAAACCATCTACTCGGATATCCATCGACGCTTCCCCTAG
- a CDS encoding SOS response-associated peptidase has product MCGRFTQTATTEQLIEEFMLDESFEAEARYNIAPTQTVAAVRESEGKRKLALLKWGLVPSWSKDPTIGVRMINARSETVAEKPSFRSAFKKRRCIVPSTGFYEWQKVDAKKEPYFIGMRGRNVFGIAGLWESWEGPDGYLETCTLLTTSANELVKSIHERMPVILSHDDYGRWLDMKTTADELHALFRPFSTEMMEMYRVDKHVNSPKNDDPSCIAPV; this is encoded by the coding sequence ATGTGCGGAAGGTTCACCCAAACGGCAACCACGGAACAGCTTATCGAAGAGTTCATGCTCGACGAATCGTTCGAAGCGGAAGCGCGATACAACATAGCCCCGACGCAGACTGTCGCCGCCGTTCGTGAGAGCGAAGGGAAAAGAAAGCTCGCCCTCCTCAAGTGGGGACTTGTCCCGTCATGGTCGAAAGATCCCACCATTGGCGTAAGGATGATAAACGCGCGCTCAGAAACGGTCGCCGAAAAACCGTCATTCAGGTCGGCATTCAAGAAGAGGCGGTGCATCGTCCCGTCCACCGGTTTCTACGAATGGCAGAAGGTGGATGCGAAAAAGGAACCCTACTTCATCGGGATGCGGGGAAGAAATGTGTTCGGCATCGCCGGGCTATGGGAATCGTGGGAGGGGCCGGACGGCTATCTCGAAACCTGCACACTTCTGACAACATCGGCCAACGAACTTGTAAAGAGTATTCACGAACGAATGCCGGTAATACTTTCGCACGATGATTACGGGAGATGGCTTGATATGAAAACAACGGCTGACGAACTCCACGCTCTCTTTCGTCCTTTCTCAACGGAGATGATGGAGATGTACAGGGTCGATAAACATGTAAACTCCCCAAAGAACGACGACCCCTCCTGCATTGCGCCGGTTTGA
- a CDS encoding DNA polymerase III subunit alpha: MKRDNARIRPFRSLLGVRSHYSLMQGTAPVKELVKYAARLGYERVALTDRDNLYGLWPFLKACKEEGIRAIVGAEITDISSNASAFMFVKNAEGYSNLCRLITSRKQDTAFSLESGAIENGGGLFIVTTDETILERWHSAGLDVGAAVPRSVNELSAKARSVARRLGLPCVAVADSFFLRPGGYGFHKLLRAIALNTSLSRLSPEELAPESAWIAPPEEYERRFGIMPEALTGGEDLADLCEFDGPKNPIIFPSWGGNGISPDEALRREAYRGAMWRYGIISDAARARLEYELKVIGEKGFSAYFLVVRDIVRRSPRICGRGSGAASLVAYALGITNVCPLKHNLYFERFLNPGRVDPPDIDVDFAWDERDDVIASVLEEHVGHSAMVCNHVFFQPRMAVRETAKVFGLGEREISNVSKKVPWTYHDRSTGMETVFKSMPQMRGIDFGYPWPEILKLASMLVGTPRNLSVHPGGVVITPKRIDGYVPLEMARKGVPVIQWEKEGAEEGGLVKIDLLGNRSLGVIRDAIAEIRRNGRHFDESRWEPEDDPETQKSVSKGDTMGCFYIESPATRLLQKKAGTGDFEHMVIHSSIIRPAANEFLREYLRRLHGGEWEPIHPLLENVLDETYGIMVYQEDVSKVAVSLAGFSHSAADLLRKIMSKKDKGGKLEQLKEKFASGAAKNGVTQKQIDEIWRMILSFDGYSFCKPHSASYARVSFQSAYLKSHFPAEFMAAVISNRGGFYSEFAYVSEAKRMGCVVLPPDINESDIKWKGNAKRMRVGLQSVSNLSTATMERTVFARPADGYRSFSDFLSLVIPAEDEARSLIYSRAFESLEKGRSQAELLWQLALWRKRREEGGASGIFDGDASVRELKLPPETEIEKVRREYSSLGFLCGCHPIVLYEKTVAEAKPVKVKDIEKHIGKRVGLAGWLITGKTVQTKKGEAMKFITFEDETGILETVFFPKVYDKYIGILESHKPYFVRGKVEVEFGAVTLNVESLRAL; encoded by the coding sequence GTGAAGAGGGATAACGCGCGCATCCGTCCGTTCCGTTCTCTGCTCGGTGTCCGTTCGCACTACTCTCTCATGCAGGGGACAGCCCCGGTGAAGGAACTGGTAAAGTACGCCGCGCGACTCGGCTACGAGCGGGTGGCGCTTACCGACAGGGATAACCTCTACGGCCTCTGGCCTTTCCTCAAGGCGTGCAAAGAGGAGGGGATAAGAGCGATAGTCGGCGCGGAGATTACGGATATTTCGTCGAACGCTTCGGCATTCATGTTCGTGAAAAATGCCGAGGGATATTCAAACCTCTGCCGCCTCATCACCTCACGCAAACAGGATACCGCTTTCTCCCTCGAAAGCGGCGCGATAGAAAACGGCGGCGGACTTTTTATCGTGACGACCGATGAAACGATTCTCGAGCGGTGGCATTCAGCCGGTCTTGATGTCGGCGCAGCCGTGCCGCGAAGCGTAAACGAGCTCTCGGCAAAAGCGCGGAGCGTCGCGCGAAGGCTCGGTCTCCCTTGCGTTGCCGTGGCCGATTCGTTCTTTCTCCGCCCCGGCGGTTACGGTTTTCACAAGCTCTTGCGCGCCATCGCGCTCAACACCTCTTTATCGCGTCTCTCTCCCGAAGAGCTTGCGCCGGAAAGCGCGTGGATCGCTCCGCCGGAAGAGTACGAAAGGCGTTTTGGCATCATGCCGGAGGCGTTGACGGGGGGGGAAGATCTTGCGGATCTTTGCGAATTCGACGGACCGAAGAATCCGATAATCTTCCCTTCGTGGGGGGGGAACGGGATTTCACCCGATGAGGCTCTGCGCCGGGAGGCTTACAGGGGGGCTATGTGGAGGTACGGCATCATAAGCGATGCGGCAAGAGCACGGCTCGAGTATGAACTGAAGGTGATAGGAGAGAAAGGTTTTTCCGCCTACTTCCTCGTGGTGCGCGACATCGTGAGGCGAAGCCCGCGCATATGCGGCCGCGGTTCCGGCGCGGCGTCGCTCGTGGCGTACGCGCTCGGCATCACGAATGTCTGCCCGCTGAAGCACAACCTCTACTTCGAGCGTTTTCTCAATCCGGGTCGCGTCGATCCGCCGGACATCGATGTCGATTTCGCCTGGGACGAGCGGGACGATGTAATCGCGTCGGTACTCGAAGAGCACGTTGGGCATTCGGCGATGGTATGCAATCATGTTTTTTTCCAGCCGCGCATGGCGGTGAGGGAGACGGCGAAGGTGTTCGGCCTCGGCGAGCGGGAGATATCAAACGTCTCAAAAAAGGTGCCGTGGACTTATCACGACAGGAGCACCGGAATGGAGACGGTGTTCAAAAGCATGCCGCAGATGCGGGGGATCGATTTCGGATACCCCTGGCCGGAAATTCTGAAACTGGCGTCGATGCTTGTCGGCACACCCCGCAACCTCTCGGTGCATCCCGGCGGCGTGGTGATAACGCCGAAGCGTATCGACGGCTACGTCCCGCTGGAGATGGCAAGGAAAGGTGTACCTGTCATCCAGTGGGAGAAAGAAGGTGCGGAGGAGGGGGGGCTGGTGAAGATAGATCTCCTCGGCAACCGGAGCCTTGGAGTGATACGAGACGCCATAGCGGAGATAAGGAGGAACGGCCGTCACTTCGACGAATCGCGGTGGGAGCCGGAGGATGATCCCGAAACGCAGAAGTCGGTTTCGAAGGGGGATACGATGGGCTGTTTTTACATAGAAAGTCCCGCCACGCGGCTGTTGCAGAAGAAGGCTGGAACGGGGGATTTCGAACATATGGTCATACACAGCTCCATCATCCGCCCGGCGGCGAACGAATTTCTGCGCGAGTATCTACGACGTCTGCATGGGGGAGAGTGGGAGCCTATTCATCCGCTCCTTGAGAATGTGCTCGATGAAACGTACGGCATCATGGTCTATCAGGAGGACGTATCGAAGGTGGCGGTTTCGCTTGCCGGTTTCTCGCATTCGGCGGCGGACCTCCTGAGGAAGATAATGTCGAAGAAGGACAAGGGGGGGAAGCTTGAGCAGTTGAAGGAGAAATTCGCCTCCGGCGCCGCGAAGAACGGGGTGACGCAGAAGCAGATAGATGAGATATGGCGGATGATACTCAGTTTCGACGGCTACTCGTTCTGCAAACCGCACAGCGCGAGCTACGCGAGGGTGTCGTTCCAGTCGGCATACTTGAAGAGCCATTTCCCCGCGGAGTTCATGGCGGCGGTGATAAGCAACCGCGGCGGATTTTACAGCGAGTTCGCCTATGTATCCGAAGCGAAGCGTATGGGGTGTGTAGTGCTCCCGCCGGACATAAATGAAAGCGATATCAAATGGAAGGGGAATGCGAAGCGGATGCGCGTCGGTTTGCAATCGGTGTCGAATCTGAGCACCGCAACGATGGAGAGAACTGTTTTCGCGCGCCCGGCAGATGGGTATCGGAGTTTTAGCGATTTTCTTTCGCTCGTTATTCCGGCGGAGGACGAGGCGCGCTCCCTCATATACTCACGCGCGTTTGAATCTCTGGAGAAGGGGAGGAGCCAGGCGGAACTTTTGTGGCAACTTGCCTTATGGCGCAAGAGGAGGGAAGAGGGGGGAGCGTCGGGCATTTTCGACGGCGACGCATCGGTAAGGGAACTGAAACTTCCGCCGGAGACGGAGATCGAAAAAGTGCGAAGAGAGTATTCATCGCTAGGTTTTTTGTGCGGGTGCCATCCGATAGTTCTTTACGAGAAAACGGTAGCGGAGGCGAAGCCGGTAAAGGTCAAGGATATCGAGAAGCATATCGGCAAGAGGGTGGGGCTGGCAGGGTGGCTGATAACCGGGAAGACGGTGCAGACGAAAAAGGGGGAGGCGATGAAGTTCATAACCTTCGAGGATGAGACCGGGATACTCGAGACAGTCTTCTTTCCGAAGGTCTACGACAAGTACATAGGGATACTTGAGAGCCACAAGCCGTACTTCGTCCGCGGGAAGGTGGAGGTGGAATTCGGCGCGGTGACGCTCAACGTCGAATCGCTACGCGCGCTGTAG
- a CDS encoding cyclic nucleotide-binding domain-containing protein, which yields MDLTKFEAGEWIIGKNEVPAYFMYRLVNGKVSIFSKGKKVNTVEVKKGQRPVMLGVMAMFKDDGKHSASVKAETESELEMVYIDNVKNIVKKDLPDTYRKDLESMIETIILCNELKCLQEDFREKEKVVPILPEGLPTDVSEVLKEVKGLYEQSLYAQQLAC from the coding sequence ATGGATTTGACAAAATTTGAAGCAGGGGAATGGATCATCGGCAAGAATGAGGTTCCAGCGTATTTCATGTACCGCCTGGTTAATGGAAAGGTCTCGATCTTCTCAAAAGGGAAGAAAGTAAACACGGTAGAGGTTAAGAAGGGACAGAGGCCGGTGATGCTTGGAGTAATGGCAATGTTCAAGGATGATGGGAAACACTCAGCGTCCGTGAAGGCCGAAACGGAATCAGAGCTTGAAATGGTTTATATCGACAACGTGAAAAACATCGTGAAAAAGGATCTTCCGGATACTTACAGGAAGGACCTGGAGTCGATGATAGAAACCATCATTCTGTGCAACGAACTGAAATGCCTGCAAGAGGACTTCAGGGAGAAGGAAAAGGTAGTCCCTATCCTTCCGGAAGGTTTGCCGACAGACGTTTCAGAAGTTTTGAAAGAAGTTAAGGGTCTTTATGAACAGAGCCTATATGCTCAGCAACTGGCATGCTAA
- a CDS encoding response regulator, producing MVTMVVKDNQTLVKFDTLRTLTFMDGFLVKKAFDDILNASNKGEIIIDLENIEFIDSFGVGVIIISYKKLSMANRALSFMNVNMNVGDYFHRLSLHRLFRINGKSNNSVGARDGMKFNETMKPVCKFHDAYFIGYGIVEEFRQLAEAKGITLLNDIPKNTRIYGDRMLMCQVISNIVSNAIKFCSKNDVISLYSPEDRPSTISVADTGRGIEREKLEKLFEYGSRKNTFGTAGEAGAGVGLPLCMEIVKAHGGNLIAESVEGKGSTFHIELPQRIPKVLLIDDDYDMRFVHGVSLMCSGVEVMEARDGNEAIEILENATPDLIITDLRMPGMDGMKLISILRKNSTLKQIPIIVVTAQKDVETRAIAMQSGADDFIIKPIIAEDFSSRIKKYIG from the coding sequence ATGGTGACAATGGTTGTCAAAGATAATCAAACGCTGGTCAAATTTGACACTTTAAGAACGCTTACATTCATGGATGGATTTTTGGTAAAAAAGGCATTTGACGACATTTTAAATGCTTCAAATAAAGGGGAGATTATCATAGACCTCGAAAATATTGAGTTCATCGATTCATTTGGAGTTGGGGTGATTATCATTTCCTATAAAAAATTATCTATGGCAAATAGGGCGCTTTCCTTTATGAATGTAAATATGAATGTAGGTGATTATTTCCATAGATTGAGTTTGCATAGGCTTTTCAGAATTAATGGTAAATCCAATAATTCGGTTGGAGCCAGAGACGGTATGAAATTCAATGAAACCATGAAACCAGTATGCAAATTCCATGATGCATATTTTATCGGCTACGGCATCGTGGAAGAGTTCAGGCAATTGGCAGAAGCAAAAGGGATAACGCTATTGAATGATATCCCCAAGAATACCCGTATCTACGGGGATAGAATGCTTATGTGCCAGGTCATCTCGAATATTGTGTCTAACGCTATTAAATTCTGCTCTAAAAACGATGTTATATCGCTTTACTCTCCTGAAGATAGGCCTTCGACTATTTCAGTGGCGGATACCGGACGGGGGATTGAAAGGGAAAAGCTTGAAAAGCTGTTTGAATACGGGAGCAGGAAAAATACATTCGGAACTGCTGGAGAAGCAGGTGCCGGTGTCGGGCTTCCGCTTTGCATGGAAATAGTCAAGGCACATGGCGGGAATTTGATCGCGGAATCGGTAGAAGGAAAAGGGAGCACCTTCCATATTGAATTGCCACAAAGAATACCAAAGGTGCTTCTGATAGACGACGACTACGATATGAGATTCGTGCATGGGGTATCACTAATGTGTAGCGGCGTCGAAGTAATGGAAGCCAGGGACGGCAATGAAGCGATTGAAATCCTGGAAAATGCTACTCCCGACCTGATAATAACCGATCTGAGAATGCCGGGGATGGACGGGATGAAGCTGATCTCAATCCTGAGGAAAAACAGTACACTGAAACAGATCCCAATCATTGTTGTAACCGCGCAGAAGGATGTTGAAACAAGAGCAATTGCCATGCAAAGCGGAGCGGATGATTTCATCATCAAGCCGATAATCGCGGAAGATTTTTCATCCCGTATCAAAAAATACATCGGATAA